In the genome of Fusobacterium sp., one region contains:
- a CDS encoding NADH:flavin oxidoreductase, with amino-acid sequence MPKLFDSINIKNIKIRNRIVLPPLVRFSMVGKDGFVTDRVVEWYKDVCAGGIGLVIVEASAVAEDGKLRDNQLGLWDDKFIAGLKRIADICHEYDVPVLIQLHHAGFKEGIKDVPEYLLDEILESFKKAFKRAREASFDGIEIHGAHTYLISQLNSRLWNLREDKYGGTFEKRMYFSKKLIEETREIFDDDFILGYRMGGNEPELKDGIEIAKYLEKLGVDILHISSGVPDPRFKQERKIEIPAEFPLDWVIYMGTEIKKNVNIPVIGVRKIKKEIEASWLIENELLDFVAVGRAVIAKPNWAEAAKKEYEKRNGAKKS; translated from the coding sequence ATGCCAAAATTATTTGATAGTATAAATATAAAAAATATAAAAATAAGAAATAGAATAGTTCTTCCACCATTAGTAAGATTTTCAATGGTAGGAAAAGATGGTTTTGTCACAGACAGAGTAGTAGAATGGTATAAAGATGTTTGTGCTGGAGGAATTGGGCTGGTAATAGTAGAAGCCTCTGCTGTGGCAGAAGATGGAAAGCTGAGAGATAATCAGCTGGGGCTATGGGATGACAAATTTATAGCTGGACTTAAAAGAATAGCAGATATTTGTCATGAGTATGATGTTCCAGTCCTTATACAACTTCATCATGCAGGTTTTAAAGAGGGGATAAAAGATGTACCTGAGTATCTTTTAGATGAAATATTGGAAAGCTTTAAAAAAGCTTTTAAGAGGGCGAGAGAAGCAAGCTTTGATGGAATAGAAATTCATGGGGCACATACTTATCTTATATCACAGTTAAATTCTAGATTATGGAACTTACGAGAAGATAAATATGGTGGAACTTTTGAAAAGAGAATGTATTTTTCAAAAAAACTTATAGAAGAAACAAGAGAGATTTTTGATGATGATTTTATTTTAGGTTATAGAATGGGAGGAAATGAACCTGAATTAAAAGATGGGATAGAAATAGCAAAATATTTAGAAAAACTTGGAGTAGATATACTTCATATTTCAAGTGGTGTTCCAGATCCAAGATTTAAACAAGAAAGAAAGATAGAAATTCCAGCAGAATTTCCTTTGGATTGGGTAATATATATGGGGACAGAAATAAAAAAGAATGTAAATATACCTGTGATTGGGGTAAGAAAAATAAAGAAAGAAATAGAGGCAAGCTGGCTTATAGAAAATGAACTTTTAGATTTTGTAGCAGTGGGAAGAGCTGTAATAGCAAAGCCTAATTGGGCAGAAGCAGCCAAAAAGGAGTATGAAAAAAGAAATGGAGCTAAAAAGTCTTGA
- a CDS encoding nucleoside kinase: MVKFDPKKYAVTLKLVFLKAVYEIFPDIEVEIEHSLNNGTYGTVTKGEKITEEGIKKIDKKMQEIIKKDYPILLVCQDNDVLKSRSNDILRKDIRVLLENSGWTGMMEYEINGYFDFVYEEPYPSTGNVKLYEISLYNGGFLIKYPTKAPDELPPYIDNPKMAKVFQETGQWNNILDISTIGTLNEKILKGEIPELIRINEALHHKNISKIADQITENKDIKLVTIAGPSSSGKTTFSKRLYLHLRANEITPIIISLDDYYIGRKNVPLDEDGNKDYETIEALDLELLNENLRELVAGKEVEIPEYNFVSGEREKTGKLMKVPEHGLIIIEGIHGLNEKLTASIPKKNKFKIYISCLTQLNIDRHNRIATSDVRKIRRLVRDSMARNTFVEETIAMWNSVRKGEEKYIFPFQEDADVMFNSNLVYELGVLKRYAIRELIKIKVDSPYYEEAKRLMKFLYCFVDIDSKYIPDDSILKEFIGDSIFYKY; this comes from the coding sequence ATGGTAAAATTTGATCCTAAAAAGTATGCAGTAACATTAAAACTTGTTTTTCTAAAAGCAGTCTATGAAATTTTTCCAGATATCGAAGTAGAAATAGAACATTCTTTAAATAATGGAACATATGGAACTGTAACAAAGGGTGAAAAAATAACTGAAGAAGGTATTAAAAAAATAGATAAAAAAATGCAGGAAATAATAAAAAAAGATTATCCAATATTATTAGTATGTCAAGATAATGATGTTTTAAAAAGCAGAAGCAATGATATATTAAGAAAAGATATAAGAGTACTGCTTGAGAATTCTGGATGGACAGGAATGATGGAATATGAAATAAATGGATATTTTGATTTTGTTTATGAAGAACCATATCCTTCAACTGGAAATGTAAAATTATATGAAATTTCTCTATATAATGGTGGTTTTTTAATAAAATATCCAACAAAAGCTCCTGATGAACTTCCACCATATATAGATAATCCTAAAATGGCAAAAGTGTTTCAGGAAACTGGACAATGGAATAATATCTTAGATATATCAACAATTGGAACATTAAATGAAAAGATATTAAAAGGAGAAATTCCAGAATTGATTAGAATAAATGAAGCTCTTCACCATAAAAATATTAGCAAAATAGCAGATCAGATAACAGAAAATAAAGATATAAAACTGGTAACTATTGCTGGGCCTTCATCTTCTGGAAAAACAACTTTCAGTAAAAGATTATATCTTCATTTGAGAGCTAATGAAATAACTCCTATAATAATATCTTTAGATGATTATTATATTGGAAGAAAAAATGTTCCTCTTGATGAAGATGGAAATAAAGACTATGAAACTATTGAAGCTCTTGATTTGGAATTACTGAATGAAAATCTGAGAGAACTTGTGGCTGGGAAAGAGGTGGAAATACCAGAATATAATTTTGTAAGTGGAGAGAGAGAAAAAACAGGAAAATTGATGAAAGTTCCTGAACATGGACTTATAATTATAGAGGGAATACATGGGCTTAATGAAAAATTGACTGCATCAATACCTAAGAAAAATAAATTTAAAATATATATAAGTTGTTTAACACAGCTGAATATAGATAGACATAACAGAATAGCAACAAGTGATGTTAGAAAAATAAGACGTTTAGTAAGAGACAGTATGGCTAGAAATACCTTTGTTGAAGAAACTATTGCTATGTGGAATTCTGTAAGAAAAGGAGAAGAGAAATATATTTTTCCATTTCAAGAAGATGCAGATGTAATGTTTAATTCTAATCTAGTATATGAATTAGGAGTGTTAAAGAGATATGCTATAAGAGAATTGATAAAGATAAAAGTAGACAGTCCTTATTATGAAGAGGCAAAAAGACTTATGAAATTTTTGTATTGTTTTGTTGATATAGATTCTAAATATATTCCAGATGACTCAATACTTAAAGAATTTATTGGGGATAGTATTTTTTATAAATATTAA
- a CDS encoding heavy metal translocating P-type ATPase encodes MKTREYAVDNLGCAGCAAKIQHESSKMFGILNSNLDLYKKKMIIETEENFDEKQFLSNINKIAAKLEPGTKIYKKENDKIKTREYVVENLGCAGCAAKIQHESSKLKGVINSNLDLYKKNITVETDPSFDEESFLEQVNTIADKLEPGTLIYKAETEADNDEARAKREKELALEKAEEKREKLLLIIGAVLFIISIFLKPFPMIKLGVSIAAYIILGGDVVLKSFKNITKGNFLDENFLMTIATFGAFYLGETTEAVGVMLFYKVGEYFQESAVKNSRKSIEKLLDIRPDYANIRDKNGEVIKISPKKLKIGDIIIIKSGEKVPVDGIVVKGESDLNTAALTGESVPADVTVNSEVLSGSLNGAGVLEVKVTKLFNDSTINKIIEMVENAGNKKAESEKFITKFARYYTPIVVAIALIVGLGFPALFGNFNMWFGRALIFLVISCPCALVLSVPLTFFSSIGKASKSGILIKGGNYLEALTAISTVVFDKTGTLTKGKFKIDKLEAVNGNEDNLLKTAKIGEFYSNHPIGKAIISYGNIEVNEEYIEGYKELSGFGVLSYYEGKMILIGNYKLMKEYNIEVEEKHYAGTVLYVAQDNVFLGYIYISDEIKEDSPMTIEGLKKSGIQSYMLTGDSDRIGAVVGEKLGLNPENIYSQLLPQNKVSKLEEIKSKNNKGVVFVGDGVNDAPVLSLADVGIAMGGVGSDIAIEAADVVIMKDEPFKILELLKIAKQNKKVVMQNIIMALGIKVIVMILGVFGIANMWMAIFSDVGVSLLAVLNASQGIKRN; translated from the coding sequence ATGAAAACAAGAGAGTATGCAGTTGATAATCTTGGCTGTGCTGGATGTGCTGCTAAGATACAACATGAAAGTTCAAAAATGTTTGGTATATTGAACAGTAATCTTGATCTTTACAAGAAAAAAATGATAATTGAAACTGAGGAGAATTTTGATGAGAAACAATTTTTGTCTAATATCAATAAAATTGCAGCTAAACTTGAACCTGGAACTAAAATATATAAAAAAGAAAATGATAAAATCAAAACAAGAGAATATGTTGTAGAAAACTTAGGTTGTGCTGGATGTGCTGCTAAAATACAGCATGAAAGTTCTAAACTGAAAGGTGTTATTAATAGTAATCTTGATCTTTATAAGAAAAATATAACTGTTGAAACTGATCCATCTTTTGATGAAGAAAGTTTCTTAGAGCAAGTAAATACAATAGCTGATAAATTAGAACCTGGAACTCTAATATACAAAGCTGAAACTGAAGCTGATAATGATGAAGCAAGAGCCAAAAGAGAAAAAGAATTAGCATTAGAAAAAGCTGAAGAGAAAAGAGAAAAATTACTTTTAATTATTGGAGCTGTTTTATTTATTATTTCTATTTTTCTCAAACCTTTTCCTATGATAAAATTAGGTGTTTCAATAGCAGCATACATTATTTTAGGTGGTGATGTAGTTCTCAAATCATTTAAGAATATTACAAAAGGTAACTTTCTTGATGAAAATTTCTTAATGACTATTGCTACATTTGGAGCATTTTATCTTGGCGAAACAACTGAAGCAGTTGGAGTAATGCTTTTCTACAAGGTTGGAGAATACTTCCAAGAATCAGCTGTAAAAAATTCAAGAAAATCTATTGAAAAGCTTTTAGACATAAGACCTGATTATGCAAATATAAGAGATAAAAATGGTGAAGTAATAAAAATTTCTCCAAAAAAATTAAAAATTGGAGATATTATAATTATAAAATCTGGAGAAAAAGTTCCAGTAGATGGAATTGTTGTAAAAGGTGAAAGTGATTTGAATACTGCTGCTCTTACTGGAGAATCTGTTCCTGCTGATGTGACTGTAAACAGTGAGGTTCTAAGCGGAAGTTTAAATGGTGCTGGAGTTCTTGAAGTAAAAGTCACAAAGCTTTTCAATGATTCTACTATCAATAAAATAATAGAAATGGTAGAAAATGCAGGTAATAAAAAAGCTGAATCAGAAAAGTTTATTACAAAATTTGCCAGATATTATACTCCAATAGTTGTGGCAATAGCTCTGATAGTTGGACTAGGATTTCCAGCATTATTTGGTAATTTCAATATGTGGTTTGGAAGAGCATTAATATTCCTTGTTATATCTTGTCCATGTGCATTGGTATTGTCTGTACCTCTTACTTTCTTCAGCAGTATAGGAAAAGCTTCTAAAAGTGGTATTCTTATTAAAGGTGGAAATTACCTTGAGGCCCTTACTGCAATAAGTACTGTTGTTTTTGACAAGACTGGTACTCTTACTAAAGGTAAATTTAAAATAGATAAACTTGAAGCCGTAAACGGAAATGAAGATAATCTTTTAAAAACAGCTAAAATAGGTGAATTCTATTCTAATCATCCAATAGGAAAGGCTATTATAAGTTATGGAAATATAGAAGTAAATGAAGAATATATAGAAGGTTACAAAGAACTTTCTGGATTTGGAGTACTTTCTTATTATGAAGGCAAAATGATACTTATAGGTAACTATAAACTTATGAAAGAATATAATATAGAAGTTGAAGAAAAACACTATGCTGGTACTGTTCTTTATGTAGCACAAGATAATGTATTTCTAGGATATATATATATTTCAGATGAAATAAAAGAAGATTCTCCTATGACTATAGAAGGATTAAAAAAATCTGGTATTCAAAGCTATATGCTTACTGGAGACAGTGACAGAATAGGTGCAGTAGTTGGAGAAAAACTTGGATTAAATCCTGAAAATATATATTCTCAACTATTACCACAAAATAAAGTAAGCAAACTTGAAGAAATCAAATCTAAAAATAATAAAGGTGTTGTTTTTGTAGGAGATGGTGTCAATGATGCTCCTGTATTATCTCTAGCTGATGTAGGAATAGCAATGGGTGGAGTAGGTAGTGATATAGCTATAGAAGCTGCTGATGTTGTTATAATGAAAGATGAACCTTTTAAAATACTTGAATTATTAAAAATAGCAAAGCAAAATAAAAAGGTTGTTATGCAGAATATAATTATGGCACTTGGAATAAAAGTTATAGTTATGATACTTGGAGTATTTGGTATAGCAAACATGTGGATGGCAATATTTTCAGATGTTGGAGTATCTCTACTAGCTGTTCTTAATGCTTCTCAAGGAATAAAAAGAAATTAA
- the earP gene encoding elongation factor P maturation arginine rhamnosyltransferase EarP — MELKSLDIFCEIIDNFGDIGVVYRLGKEFRRIFGENIKIRIILNRLDEFININSKVKNISNQEIDGIQYVTYEYVEKNMCTFFTANVIIEAFGCTIPEEYMNEAYENSELLINLEYLSAEDWIESCHLQESPSGKGKLKKVFFMPGFTEKSGGIIADSLYLERIKKVIENKEYYKRKYLAEIENLDNKIIGTLFSYEKNFAPLLRDLKSLDKEIVILAMGEKTQKGFENFFEKNFIEKLGNIYKYGKIEVQFYKFLSQEDYEELINLTDFNFVRGEDSFIRAVLTGKPYLWHIYCQENYAHMDKIEGFLDKYHRQLKEAASEKYLSEYKKLFKDYNFRRENSLEEGKEEYLFFFNNLKEIERYNSLFRDFLISNCNLINKIKDFIEKF; from the coding sequence ATGGAGCTAAAAAGTCTTGATATATTTTGTGAGATAATAGATAATTTTGGTGATATTGGAGTAGTTTACAGGCTAGGAAAGGAATTTAGAAGGATATTTGGAGAAAATATAAAAATAAGAATTATACTTAACAGACTTGATGAATTTATTAATATAAATTCAAAGGTAAAAAATATTTCCAATCAAGAGATAGACGGAATTCAATATGTTACATATGAATATGTAGAGAAAAATATGTGTACTTTTTTTACTGCAAATGTTATAATAGAAGCCTTTGGGTGTACAATACCTGAGGAGTATATGAATGAAGCTTATGAGAATTCAGAACTGTTGATAAATCTAGAATATCTTTCAGCAGAAGATTGGATAGAAAGCTGTCATTTACAGGAATCACCAAGTGGAAAGGGTAAATTAAAAAAGGTATTTTTTATGCCTGGATTTACTGAAAAAAGTGGAGGAATAATAGCAGATTCACTTTATCTTGAGAGAATAAAAAAAGTAATTGAAAATAAAGAATACTATAAAAGAAAATATCTTGCAGAAATAGAAAATTTAGATAACAAAATTATAGGAACACTATTTTCATATGAGAAAAACTTTGCGCCACTGCTGAGAGATTTAAAGTCTTTAGATAAAGAAATAGTTATTTTAGCTATGGGAGAAAAGACACAGAAAGGGTTTGAAAACTTTTTTGAGAAAAATTTTATAGAAAAGCTTGGAAATATTTATAAATATGGTAAAATAGAGGTACAGTTCTACAAATTTTTAAGTCAGGAAGATTATGAAGAATTGATAAATCTGACAGATTTTAATTTTGTAAGAGGTGAGGACTCATTTATCAGGGCAGTACTCACAGGAAAGCCTTATTTATGGCATATTTACTGTCAGGAAAACTATGCCCATATGGACAAAATAGAGGGGTTCTTAGATAAATATCACAGGCAGTTAAAAGAAGCAGCTTCAGAAAAATATTTATCTGAATATAAAAAGCTTTTTAAAGATTACAATTTTAGAAGAGAAAATTCTTTAGAAGAAGGAAAAGAGGAATATTTATTTTTCTTCAATAATCTGAAGGAGATAGAAAGATACAATTCACTATTTAGAGATTTTCTTATCTCAAACTGTAATCTTATAAATAAAATAAAAGATTTTATAGAGAAATTTTAG
- a CDS encoding acetyl-CoA C-acetyltransferase, whose protein sequence is MSKVYIVAAKRSAIGSFLGSLAPLSSSELGAVVAKQVIEDAKIDPANLDEVVIGNVLQAGQAQGVGRQVAIKAGVPQEVPGYTLNIICGSGMKTIISSYANIKAGEADLILAGGTESMSNAGFILPGKVRNGHKMADIVMKDHMVFDALTDAFSNVHMGITAENIAAKYGITREEQDTFSFGSQQKAIAAVDSGRFKDEIVPVTISTKKGDIVVDTDEYPNRKTDLEKLAKLRPSFKKDGTVTAGNASGLNDGASMMVLASEEAVAKYNLKPLVEIVATGIGGVDPQIMGMGPVPAIGNALKKAGMKLQDMELIELNEAFASQSLGVMKELSAQHGVDREWFNDKTNVNGGAIALGHPVGASGNRIMVTLIYEMKKRGLTYGLASLCIGGGMGTAIILKNVD, encoded by the coding sequence ATGAGTAAAGTATACATTGTGGCAGCAAAAAGATCTGCTATAGGAAGTTTTTTAGGAAGTTTAGCCCCTTTATCATCTAGTGAACTTGGAGCTGTTGTTGCAAAACAGGTTATTGAAGATGCAAAAATTGATCCAGCAAATCTAGATGAAGTAGTTATTGGAAATGTATTACAAGCAGGTCAGGCACAAGGAGTAGGAAGACAGGTAGCTATAAAAGCTGGTGTACCTCAAGAAGTTCCTGGTTATACTTTGAATATTATATGTGGAAGTGGAATGAAAACTATCATTTCATCATATGCTAATATCAAAGCAGGAGAAGCGGATCTTATCCTTGCTGGTGGAACTGAATCTATGTCCAATGCTGGATTTATTCTTCCAGGAAAAGTAAGAAATGGACATAAAATGGCTGATATTGTTATGAAAGATCATATGGTATTTGATGCTCTTACAGATGCATTTTCAAATGTTCATATGGGAATAACTGCTGAAAATATAGCTGCTAAGTATGGAATTACAAGAGAAGAGCAAGATACATTCTCATTTGGTTCTCAACAAAAAGCAATAGCTGCTGTTGATTCTGGAAGATTTAAAGATGAAATAGTTCCTGTTACTATCAGCACTAAAAAAGGTGATATTGTTGTTGATACAGATGAATATCCAAATAGAAAAACTGATCTTGAAAAATTAGCTAAATTAAGACCTTCTTTCAAAAAAGATGGAACTGTTACAGCTGGAAATGCTTCTGGATTGAATGATGGTGCTTCTATGATGGTACTTGCTTCTGAAGAAGCAGTTGCTAAATACAATCTAAAACCTTTAGTTGAAATAGTTGCTACTGGTATAGGTGGAGTAGATCCTCAAATAATGGGAATGGGACCTGTTCCTGCTATTGGAAATGCCCTTAAAAAAGCTGGAATGAAACTTCAAGATATGGAACTTATTGAATTAAATGAGGCTTTTGCTTCTCAATCTTTAGGAGTTATGAAAGAGTTATCTGCACAACATGGTGTAGATAGAGAATGGTTCAATGATAAAACTAATGTTAATGGTGGAGCCATTGCTTTAGGACATCCAGTTGGAGCTTCTGGAAACAGAATTATGGTTACTTTAATATATGAAATGAAGAAAAGAGGATTAACTTACGGACTTGCTTCTCTATGTATTGGTGGAGGAATGGGAACTGCTATAATTCTTAAAAATGTTGATTAA
- a CDS encoding SAM-dependent methyltransferase, translating into MKVNKEYIENLFADIIDKNIFIKGIISNPLNKDYPYSKINIKPLKMKNEIFIQFEQFKDNKAFHENICIDSSKIKFSEILDNFKQILISVNGSDYQILKGKNDFILKKSDNTKTLKTLEHNKKKNYILEEGNPVSFLIKLGVMGEKGEVFKQSYDKFRQINKYLEFIDDTIKELQNKKLISSHVKFVDFGCGKSYLTFALHYYLKNIKNFTFEIIGLDLKKDVIKKCNDIAKELKCENLEFLTGDIKDFDKLQNVDIIFSLHACNNATDYALLKGLELNAKAILAVPCCQHEFNDKISANKKNNFFTFQLPIGKHGILLEKYATIATDAFRAQALELCGYRTQVMEFIDMEHTPKNTLIRGIKEKITTESLKKKFEEYGKFKEFLGIEPLLDSLLSPYFLIKL; encoded by the coding sequence ATGAAAGTAAATAAGGAATATATAGAGAATTTGTTCGCTGACATTATAGATAAGAATATTTTTATTAAAGGTATTATTTCAAATCCTTTAAATAAAGATTACCCATATTCAAAAATAAATATAAAGCCACTGAAAATGAAAAATGAGATATTTATACAATTTGAACAGTTTAAGGATAATAAAGCTTTTCATGAAAATATATGTATTGATTCTTCAAAAATAAAATTCTCTGAAATATTAGATAATTTTAAGCAGATACTGATATCTGTAAATGGGAGTGATTATCAAATATTGAAAGGAAAAAATGATTTTATTCTGAAAAAATCTGATAATACAAAAACTTTAAAGACTTTAGAACATAATAAAAAGAAAAATTATATACTTGAAGAGGGAAATCCAGTATCCTTTCTTATAAAACTGGGAGTAATGGGAGAAAAGGGAGAAGTTTTTAAACAGAGTTATGATAAGTTCAGACAGATAAATAAATATCTTGAATTTATAGATGATACAATAAAAGAACTTCAAAATAAAAAACTTATTAGTTCTCATGTTAAATTTGTAGATTTTGGATGTGGAAAATCATACCTTACTTTTGCACTTCACTATTATTTAAAAAATATAAAAAACTTTACTTTTGAAATAATTGGATTGGATTTAAAAAAAGATGTAATAAAGAAATGTAATGATATAGCTAAAGAGCTAAAATGTGAAAATTTGGAGTTTTTAACAGGAGATATTAAAGATTTTGACAAACTTCAAAATGTGGATATAATATTTTCTCTTCATGCTTGTAATAATGCTACAGACTATGCACTGCTGAAAGGTCTGGAATTGAATGCAAAAGCTATTCTTGCAGTTCCATGCTGTCAGCATGAATTTAATGATAAAATAAGTGCCAATAAGAAAAATAACTTTTTTACATTTCAGCTTCCTATTGGAAAACATGGAATACTTTTAGAAAAATATGCAACTATTGCTACAGATGCCTTTAGAGCCCAGGCATTAGAATTATGTGGATACAGAACTCAAGTTATGGAATTTATAGACATGGAGCATACCCCTAAAAATACTCTTATCAGAGGGATAAAAGAAAAGATAACAACAGAATCTTTAAAGAAAAAATTTGAAGAATACGGGAAGTTTAAAGAATTTTTAGGAATAGAACCGCTTTTAGACAGCCTTCTTTCACCATATTTTTTAATAAAGCTATAA
- the efp gene encoding elongation factor P, with protein sequence MKIAQELRAGSTIKIGNDPFVVLKSEYNKSGRNAAVVKFKMKNLLNGNISDAVYKADEKMDDIRLDKIKTVYSYNDGSFYVFSNPETWDQVELKEEDLGDAINYLEEGMELDVIYYESTPVAVELPTFLERQVEYTEPGLRGDTTGKVMKPARINTGFEVQVPLFVEQGEWIKIDTRTNEYVERIKK encoded by the coding sequence ATGAAAATAGCTCAAGAATTAAGAGCAGGAAGTACAATTAAAATTGGAAATGATCCATTTGTAGTTCTAAAATCAGAGTATAACAAATCAGGAAGAAATGCTGCAGTGGTAAAATTTAAGATGAAAAATCTATTAAATGGAAATATTTCAGATGCTGTTTATAAAGCAGATGAAAAAATGGATGATATCAGACTTGATAAAATTAAAACAGTTTATTCTTACAATGATGGAAGTTTCTATGTATTTTCAAATCCAGAAACTTGGGATCAAGTGGAGCTTAAGGAAGAAGATTTAGGAGATGCTATTAATTATTTAGAAGAAGGAATGGAATTAGATGTAATATACTATGAATCTACTCCAGTTGCAGTAGAATTACCTACTTTTCTTGAAAGACAAGTTGAATATACTGAACCAGGTCTGAGAGGAGATACTACTGGAAAAGTAATGAAGCCAGCTAGAATCAATACTGGATTTGAAGTTCAAGTGCCTCTATTTGTTGAACAAGGTGAGTGGATTAAAATAGATACTAGAACAAATGAATATGTAGAGAGAATCAAAAAATAA
- a CDS encoding ABC-F family ATP-binding cassette domain-containing protein, translated as MIATSNLGMRFSGRKLFEDVNLKFTPGNCYGLIGANGAGKSTFVKILSGDLDPTEGEIIFDKKNKRMAVLKQDHFAHEEDEVLNVVLMGHKKLWDIIVEKNAIYAKSEFTDEDGLRAAELEGEFAELNGWEAETEAETLLMGLGIGINSHHKLMKELTEPEKVKILLAQALFGQPDVLLLDEPTNGLDIKAISWLENFLMDLDNTTVIVVSHDRHFLNKVCTHITDIDYGKVKMYVGNYDFWYESNELMVKLLSSKNKKIEQKRQELQEFIARFSANASKSRQATSRKKLLDKLQLEDMQVSNRKYPFIEFKQEREAGNNLLKVENLTKTIDGIKILDNLTFTINTGDKVVFLAKNDIVKTTLLSILAGEMEADSGTYTWGVTTTQAYMPKDNTKFFENKNLNLIDWLRPYSPDQHDVFVRGFLGRMLFTGEEAMKSCTVLSGGEKVRCMLSRMMLTNANVLMFDNPNDHLDLESITSLNKALINFKGTILFGAHDHEFIQTVANRIIEITPNGILDKMMSYDEYLEDENVQQRLEELYAE; from the coding sequence ATGATAGCTACTAGTAATCTTGGAATGAGATTTTCTGGAAGAAAACTATTTGAAGATGTCAATCTTAAATTTACTCCTGGAAACTGTTATGGTCTTATAGGAGCAAATGGTGCTGGAAAATCTACATTTGTTAAAATACTTTCTGGAGATCTTGATCCTACAGAAGGGGAAATAATTTTTGATAAAAAAAATAAAAGAATGGCAGTGTTAAAGCAGGATCACTTTGCCCATGAAGAAGATGAAGTACTTAATGTAGTTCTTATGGGACATAAAAAACTTTGGGATATTATTGTAGAAAAAAATGCTATATATGCAAAAAGTGAATTTACTGATGAAGATGGTTTAAGAGCTGCTGAATTAGAAGGAGAATTTGCTGAGTTAAATGGTTGGGAAGCTGAAACTGAAGCTGAGACTCTTTTGATGGGATTAGGTATAGGAATCAACTCTCATCACAAACTTATGAAAGAACTTACTGAACCTGAAAAAGTTAAAATACTTTTGGCACAGGCTTTGTTTGGACAGCCAGATGTACTTCTTTTAGATGAACCTACTAATGGACTTGACATCAAAGCTATCTCTTGGTTGGAGAATTTCCTTATGGATCTTGATAATACTACTGTTATAGTTGTATCTCATGACAGACACTTTTTAAATAAAGTATGTACTCACATTACTGACATAGATTATGGAAAAGTTAAAATGTATGTAGGAAATTATGATTTCTGGTATGAATCAAATGAACTTATGGTAAAACTTCTTTCTTCTAAAAATAAGAAAATTGAACAAAAAAGACAAGAATTACAGGAATTCATTGCTAGATTCAGTGCCAATGCTTCTAAATCTAGACAGGCTACTTCAAGAAAGAAACTTCTTGATAAACTTCAATTAGAAGATATGCAGGTATCAAATAGAAAGTATCCATTTATTGAATTCAAACAAGAAAGAGAAGCTGGAAACAATCTTCTTAAAGTTGAAAATCTCACTAAAACTATTGATGGAATTAAAATACTTGATAACCTTACATTCACTATCAATACAGGGGACAAAGTTGTTTTTCTTGCTAAAAATGATATTGTCAAAACAACTTTACTATCTATATTGGCTGGAGAAATGGAAGCTGACTCTGGTACATATACTTGGGGAGTTACTACAACTCAAGCTTATATGCCTAAAGACAATACTAAATTCTTTGAAAATAAAAATCTTAACCTTATAGACTGGTTAAGACCTTATTCACCTGATCAACATGATGTTTTTGTAAGAGGTTTCTTAGGAAGAATGCTTTTTACAGGTGAAGAGGCAATGAAAAGCTGTACAGTTCTTTCAGGGGGAGAAAAAGTAAGATGTATGCTTTCTAGAATGATGCTCACAAATGCTAATGTACTTATGTTTGATAATCCAAATGACCATTTAGACCTAGAATCTATTACATCATTAAATAAGGCTCTTATCAACTTTAAAGGAACTATCCTGTTTGGAGCTCATGATCATGAATTTATTCAAACAGTTGCTAATAGAATCATTGAGATAACTCCTAATGGAATTCTTGATAAGATGATGAGCTATGATGAATATCTTGAAGATGAAAATGTGCAGCAAAGATTAGAAGAATTATATGCTGAATAA